In Raphanus sativus cultivar WK10039 unplaced genomic scaffold, ASM80110v3 Scaffold3005, whole genome shotgun sequence, the DNA window GGACTTCTGTGGAGTATAACGAGGAAATGTTATTAAACAAGAGAGAACGTCTGAGCATACTTTTGCTACTTAGTATGTTCTAGTGGAACACACACGCACACACAGACAAACTGCGACATATTTGGATGATAAAGAATGAAACATGTCTCATGTACATGTTTTTCTTCACCTAAAACATAATGCTTAGATATGTGGTCTAGCCGCCTAGGGAAATACATAGGTTATGATCAATGTTGAACAAATCGTTAGACAGAAATTAGGCATTTTATACGAGCTTATTGTTTAGGCAACTAGCCCCAAAAATCGGTCTAGAAAAATCGTTTTGTTTAAGTTCTCGATTTGCCAAAGGACAGTTATTCAGTTAGTAACTGAttagaccgatttttagaacactagTTATGATAGACTATTAGGTACAGGTTACGATATGTATGGAGCTGGTCTAAATATTTACACATTGCAAGTGCAGTTGGTTCGTTAACTACCTTTCTCGTGACGAATCAAAAAGCTGAGGATCAAGAGATTCTTGACTCATGCATCCATCTTCTTCATTCTGTGTATTCATAAGTTCTAGTTTAACCACGCGGTGGTAGACTAGAGGCATTTGAAAGAAAACCCATTACGGTGAACCCGAGATTCGAACTCGGTTGGTCACACTGATATGGACTATTTTTTCGGTTAAATTGAATACCTTAAAGAAGGTTTATCTATGGACTGCATCTCCTGTCTGGGGATTAGGTCTTTGTTTATAGTAGATTCGGATTTAattctttttcaataaaaaaaatacataggTTATGCTTCATATTGTGTCAATGTCATTAACGCATACACATAGATGGTCAAAAACACACGATGGCTGAAATAAATCGTCTAAATCCTTTTTATCAAACATAAAGGAGTTTGAGTTTGTCTAACAAGCCAGCATATGAGAATAATTCAGTGGAATATCacaaaatagatataaaaactgaccagagaaaaataaaataaaataaagacaCTAGCTCAATGAACCAAATGATGCTTCCATGATCTACACAATTCTTCTTGAACTTGTCATTCACAATAGAAAGTTGGGCTCGTTAACGTTCTTTGAACGTTCGTGCACGTCTCATCAAATTAGAATCGTGTAGACATGCCTCCACGATTTTGTTGGATGGAGTCCAAAACAGGGGAGAGAAAAGCTTTGCTATATATATAACCCATCACCCCATTTCTtacaacacaaacaaaaacaagaaaaactaACCAAAGTAGTTAGGCGTTggtagagaaaaaaaatcacaatgaGATCTTCTAGGATGGGGAGTTCAGCCCATCTAATTTACGCTCTAGGCGTTATCATCATGACAAATATGGTTGCTGCTTATGAACCAAGTACATATAGCTTGGCACCACTTCCGTCATATTCACCATCTCCAAAGGTAGAATACAACACTCCTCCACTGCCATATGTTGACAATTCTCCCTCACCACCACCGTACTATTCTCCATCACCAAAAGTAgactacaagtctcctccaccaccttaTGTATACActtctcctccaccaccaccatattatTCACCATCACCAAAGGTTGAGTACAagtctcctcctccaccatATGTTTACaattctccaccaccacctccttactACTCTCCATCACCAAAGGTAGACTataagtctcctccaccaccatatgcTTACAGttccccaccaccaccatactattCACCATCTCCGAAAGTTGagtacaagtctccaccaccaccatatgtctacagttccccacctccaccaccatattACTCACCATCTCCAAAGGTTGAATATAAGTCTCCTCCTCCACCGTATGTCTAcagctctccaccacctccacccTACTACTCACCATCTCCTAAAGTTGaatacaagtctcctccaccaccatatgtctacagttccccacctccaccaccatattACTCACCATCTCCAAAGGTTGAATATAAGTCTCCTCCTCCACCTTATGTCTAcagctctccaccacctccaccatactactcaccATCTCCTAAGGTTGagtacaagtctccaccaccaccatatgtttacagttccccaccaccaccaccatactactcaccATCCCCGAAAGTTGagtacaagtctcctccaccaccgtaTGTCTACAgttccccaccaccaccaccgtacTACTCACCATCTCCTATAGTTGattacaagtctcctccaccaccctACGTCTACaattctccaccaccaccatattactCGCCATCTCCTAAGGTTGAATACAAGTCTCCTCCTTCACCTTATGTCTACAGTTCCCCACCACCACCGCCATACTACTCTCCATCTCCTAAGGTAGagtacaagtctcctccaccaccatatgtatacagttctccaccaccaccatattactCACCATCTCCTAAAGTCGTATACaaatctcctccaccaccatatgtaTATAgttctcctccaccaccatactaTTCACCTTCACCTAAAGTACACTACAAATCTCCTCCACCGCCGTATGTTTACagttctccaccaccaccatactactcaccTTCCCCTAAAGTACACTACAAATCTCCACCCCCACCATATGGCTatagctctccaccaccaccatactactcaccAGCCCCTAAAGTTCACTACAAGTCGCCACCACACCCACATGTATGTGTGTGTCCACCACCTCCTCCATGCTATGCTCCTTcaccaaaaataatatacaaatctCCGCCACCTCCATATGTTTACaattctccaccaccaccatactactctccaTCTCCTAAAGTATACTACaaatctcctccaccaccatatgtttacagttctcctccaccaccatactaTTCACCTTCTCCTAAGGTGTattacaagtctcctccaccaccatatgtctacaactctccaccaccaccatatgtctacaactctccaccaccaccatattactCACCATCTCCTAAGGTAGACTACAAgtcgccaccaccaccatatgtttATACctctccaccaccgccacctTATTATTCTCCTTCTCCAAAAGTTGAGtacaaatctccaccaccaccaccttcaTATTACTGAAAAGCAGTAAATGTGAATTTTAACCAGCTACCGAGTTTTATTTGatttcatatttctttttttctacatAACATGTATGCAACTTGTTTCACTTTATTTGGAATGTTGATTAATAATTTGGGTACAATACCTTCATATG includes these proteins:
- the LOC130506221 gene encoding extensin-2-like, producing MRSSRMGSSAHLIYALGVIIMTNMVAAYEPSTYSLAPLPSYSPSPKVEYNTPPLPYVDNSPSPPPYYSPSPKVDYKSPPPPYVYTSPPPPPYYSPSPKVEYKSPPPPYVYNSPPPPPYYSPSPKVDYKSPPPPYAYSSPPPPYYSPSPKVEYKSPPPPYVYSSPPPPPYYSPSPKVEYKSPPPPYVYSSPPPPPYYSPSPKVEYKSPPPPYVYSSPPPPPYYSPSPKVEYKSPPPPYVYSSPPPPPYYSPSPKVEYKSPPPPYVYSSPPPPPYYSPSPKVEYKSPPPPYVYSSPPPPPYYSPSPIVDYKSPPPPYVYNSPPPPYYSPSPKVEYKSPPSPYVYSSPPPPPYYSPSPKVEYKSPPPPYVYSSPPPPYYSPSPKVVYKSPPPPYVYSSPPPPYYSPSPKVHYKSPPPPYVYSSPPPPYYSPSPKVHYKSPPPPYGYSSPPPPYYSPAPKVHYKSPPHPHVCVCPPPPPCYAPSPKIIYKSPPPPYVYNSPPPPYYSPSPKVYYKSPPPPYVYSSPPPPYYSPSPKVYYKSPPPPYVYNSPPPPYVYNSPPPPYYSPSPKVDYKSPPPPYVYTSPPPPPYYSPSPKVEYKSPPPPPSYY